The DNA region CGGGCGCCTGCGCGACGGGCGCCGGGTCCCCCGGAGACGATCCGCCGATCGCGAACCGGCCGCCGGGCGCCGTCAGGCGGCCGAGCACGATGCCGGCGGCGAGCGCCACCCCGAGCGCGATGCCGAGGCCGGCGCGGCGCGCTCCGGGCCGGGGCGTGTGCCCGGGCCTGTGGGGAGGCGGATCGATGGAGAGGCTGACCATGTGAGGGGCTCCGGGTGTGCGGGAGGGCGGATGATAAACGGCCGACCGGCCCGCGATCTTCCGCCCAAGGGACGCCTCGCGCGCTCCCTCGCGGGCCTGCGGGACGCATCCCCCGTCGGAGCGGGCGGCCAGGCGCTCGACGCGACGCCCGCGCAGCTCCCTTCAAGAGAAGAAGCGATCCAGTCAAAAGAAAAAGCGGTCCACGACCCCGGCGCTCCACTCGAGGATCGTCGGCCAGCCCACGACCGCGTCGAGCGTCCGCTCCGCGTCGGCGAGCGCGACCTTCTGCTCGACCACGCTGGCGCTGCACGCGATCAGGCGGCACTCGCCCACGGTCCGCGCCTGCTGCAGCGCCGCGCCGGGCTCCTCCGGGTCGGCGTCGTGCGCCGCCACCAGCGCGGGGACGGCCGGACCGAACAGGTAGACGTCCACCCGGTCGCCCAGCGCCGTGGCGGCCAGGGCGGCGGACCCGGCGAGGCGGAGCGCGCCGGCGTCGGCGTGCGACAGGAAGATCACGGCGCGGCGCTCCATGCGCCCGTTTTACGCGAGACCCGGCGCCTGTGCTATGAGACGCCGCCATGTCGGACCAGAAGAAGCCCGAGTCCCCGGGCCCGGTGGTGATCCGCAAGGGCCACGTGAAGCCCCCGCCCCCCGGCGCGAAGATCGAGGCGCCCGAGGAGGAGCGGCTCGCGCCCGCGACCTCGCAGCCCGCGCCGGCGGCGCAGGACCGCCGCCCGCTCTGGCAGCGCGTCGCGGAGGAGCGCAGCCCGCGCCCCGCGCCCGGCGGCGCCGGCCCGCAGCAGCGCGGCGGCCCCCGCGGCCCCAGGCCCGCCGGCGGAGGTCCGCGCGGCGAGCGGCGCCCCCGCGGCGACCGTCCCGAGCGGCGGGAGCACGGCGAGGTGGGCCCGGCGGCCGCGCTCGAGCCCCCGCGCCCGCCGGCCGGCGAGCCGCCGCCGGCGCCGGAGGTGGAGGCGCCGGACGAGGGCTCCTTCGCGGACATGCTCGCGGGCTCGGAGGCGGGGCCCCGGCGCCGCTTCCAGGTCGGCGAGAAGGTCGCCGGCAAGATCATCCAGATCGGCGAGGACGTCGCGTTCCTCGAGCTCGGCTCCGGCGTCGCCGAGGCGATGATCGAGACCGTCGAGCTGAAGGACGAGGCCGGGAACCTCGCGGCCCGCGTCGGCGACATCATCGACGCGGTGGTGGTGAAGGCCACCGACCGCGGCGCGGTGGTCTCGAAGGGCCACGGCCGCGCCACCCGCGATCACGCGCGCGAGGCGGTGATCGAGGCGGCCCACACCGGCCTGCCGGTGGAGGGCGTGGTCAAGGCGGTGAACAAGGGCGGCCTCGAGGTCGAGGTCCACGGCGTCCGCGCGTTCTGCCCGATCTCGCAGATCGACGTGCGCTTCGTGGGCGACGCGTCCGCGTTCGTCGGGCAGAAGCTCCTGTTCAAGGTGACCCGCGCCGACGGGCGCGACGCGGTGCTGTCGCGCCGCGCGCTGCTCGAGGAGGAGCGCGCGCAGAAGGCGGCCGAGACGCGCGCGCGGCTCGCGCCGGGCGCGGTGTTCGACGGCGTCGTGACGAGCGTGCAGGACTACGGCGCGTTCGTGGACATCGGCGGCGTCGAGGGCCTGGTGCACGTCTCCGAGCTGGCCTGGGACCGGGTGTCGAAGCCGCAGGACCTGCTCTCGGCCGGCGACGCCGTGCAGGTGCAGGTGCTCCGGATCGACGAGGACCCGAAGAAGGGCGAGCGCATCGGGCTGTCCGTGAAGGCGCTCGCGCCGCGGCCCGAGCCGGCCGCGCCGGCGCCGGGCGCCGAGGGCGCCGAGCGGCCCGCCCGCCCCTCCCCGCCGCCGCCGCCGCGCGTCGGCGACGTGGTGCAGGCCACCGTGGACAAGGTGGAGAGCTTCGGCGTGTTCGTGCGCTTCGCCGGCGGCCGCGGCCTGGTGCCGGCCAGCGAGACCGGCACGCCGCGCGGCGCCGACCTGCGCAGGAGCTTCAAGGTCGGCGACACGATCCAGGCGCTCGTCTCGGCCATCGACGAGCAGGGCCGCATCCGCCTGTCGAAGACCGAGGCCGAGCACGCCGCGGAGCGCGCCGAGGCGCGCGAGTACATGGCGAAGGCGCCGCGCGCGCAGGGCAAGGGCTTCGGCACGCTCGGCGACCTGCTCCGGCAGAAGCTCGAGAAGAAGTAGCGCGCCGGCCGCGGGCGCCGTCACCGTGCGGCTTCACGCACGGTGATCGGCCGCGCCGCGCTCGAGCCAGACGCACCGTCCGTGCGCGCGCCCCGGGGTCAGCCCATCAGGGACGGCGGTGCCGCGGGTGGCCCGTTCGCGCGTGACGTGCCACTGCAGTCAATATTGAGCGCATCGGTCCACGTTCCCGGAGCGCCTCCGGATCCTCCAGGTCTCGTTCCGGTGGGCCTTGATTCGCGTCAACGGGCCCGGATCGTAACCCATTGAAACTATTAGGTCAGCGTCCTTTTGGCCCATCGCAGGATCTGCTGCGACCCCGTATCTGATGGCCTGTGGTCGCCCGGACCCCTGAGCGACCCGCGGCCGCGCCGGCGAGGCGGCGAAGGAGCGACGCGATGGCCACACAGTACGGTGCACTGTCGTACTCGTCTCGGACCCAGTCCCCCGCGCGGGTGATGACCCGCGTCATGGTGGAGGCCCGGCGCGTGCTCCTCGGGGCGCTCGCCACCGCGGCGGTGGTCGCGTTCATGAGCGCGGTCGGCTGGGTCGCGCTGCTGGCCCTCACCGTCACCATCCCGTTCGCGACCATCGTGGTCGCGCTCGCGATGGCCATCCGTCACTTCCGCCAGGATCGACGCGCGCTCGCCTGAGGCGCGCGCCCGGGGCGCCTCGCCACGCGCGTCACCGTCAGCCCTCCTCGACGCTCCACCCCCACGGGCCGAGCCCGCCCGCGGCGCGATCCGACAGGTTCGCGCGCACCGTGAGGCCGGGGCGGCGGAGCGTGAACGCCGCGCCGTCGAGCGCCACCTCCGGCCAGCGGGCCGCGATCACCTCGCGGTGGCGCCGCCGCACGTCGAGCAGCCTCCGGTGGTGGTCGCGCAGCGCGGCGTGCCGGCCGTCGCGCCGGTGCGAGAGCTTCGAGCCCAGGAACGTCTGCTCGTCCTGCGGGTCCGGCGGCTCGCCGCGCCCGCGCGCGATGTGCTCGGCGCGGCGCCCCTCGGACACCGCGCGCGCCAGGGCCGCGTCGCCGTGGCTGGTGAAGTACTGGAACGGGCGCGGCTCCCCGTACTCCTCGCCCATGAACAGGAGCGGGAGCGCCGAGCCGAGCAGCACCAGCGCCGCGATGGGCTCGAGCGCCGGCCAGGGCACCAGCGCGGCCAGCCGCTCGCCGTGCGGGCGGTTCCCGATCTGGTCGTGGTTCTGCGCGCAGGCGACGAAGCGCGACGGCGCGAGCCCCGCCACGCGGGTGCCGTGCGGCCGGCCCCGGTACACCGACGGCTCGCCCTGGAAGACGAAGCCCTGCGACAGGGCGCGCGCCACCTGCTCCGGCGCGCCGAAGTCCGCGAGGTAGCGCTCCCGCTCGCCGGTCACGAGCGCGTGGACGGCGTGGTGCAGGTCGTCCGCCCAGACGGCGGAGCAGCCCCAGCCGGCGGGCGGCGGGTCGAGGACCCGCCGGTCGTTGTCGTCGTTCTCCGCGATCACGTGGATCCGGCGCCCCTCGCGGCGCGCCAGCGCCGAGACCTCCTCGCACAGCTCGGCCACCAGGTGACGCGGCCCGTCGTCGCGGATGGCGTGCGTGGCGTCGAGGCGGAGCGCGTCCACCCGGAAGTCGCGCACCCACTGCAGCGCGGCGCCGAGGAAGTAGGCGCGCACCGGCCCGGCGTCGGGCCCGTCGAGGTCGAGGCCGTCGCCCCAGGGCGTGTGGTGACGGTCGGTGAGGTACGGCGCGAGCTGCGGGAGGTAGTTCCCCTCCGGGCCGAGGTGGTTGTAGACGACGTCGAGGCACACCGCGAGGCCGAGCGCGTGCGCGCCGTCCACGAAGCGCTGCAGCGCGGCGGGCCCGCCGTACGCGGCGTGCACCGCCCAGCTCTGCACGCCGTCGTAGCCCCAGTTGCGCGCGCCGGCGAACGGCTGCACCGGCATGAGCTCGACGCACGTGACGCCCAGGTCCGCCAGGCCGGGCAGCGCCTCGGCCGCGGCGTCGAGCGTGCCCGCCCCGGTGAAGGTGCCGACGTGGAGCTCGTAGAAGACCAGCGCCTCGAGCGGCAGCCCGGCGAACGCGCTCCGCCACCGGTGCCGTGCCGGGTCGAACACCTCGGACGCGCCGTGAACGCCGTCGGGCTGCGCGCGCGAGGCGGGATCGGGGAGCGCTCGCCCGCCCGGCAGCACGAGCTGGTAGCGCGTGCCGTGGGCCGCGCCGGGGACCTCGCCGGTCCACCATCCGCCCGGCGCGGGCGAGAGCGGGTGATCCGCGCCCTCGACCCGCACCGCGAGGCGATCGACGCGCGGCGCCCAGGCGTGGAACCGGACGCCTCCGGTCGTGATCTCCGGCCCGTGTGCCGCGAGCGACATGCGGGGAACGTAGCGCCTCCGCGCGCGCGGCGCGGGCTCGCGGCGGGGTCGTGTCGCCCGTTCGCGGGGCGCGGCGGGCGCACGTTTGCGCGCGGTGCGCGCCGGCGCCAGCTTGCAGGTCGGAACGCGAATTCGGGGCTCGACTCTGCGACCTCTCGTGCGCTAGCTTGGCGTCCCCGTTTTCCGCGCTGCAGCTGCGCGTTCCCAGGCCCTTTTTCCGCTCAATCGTAAAAAGGAATTCCTGATGTCCACCTCTCCTGCCGCTCGCCCGACGTCGAACCCCCACCTCCTCGGCTGGGTCGACGAGATGGCGAAGCTCTGCAAGCCCGATCGCGTCCACTGGTGCGACGGCTCCGAGGCCGAGAAGAAGCGGCTCACCGACGACGCGGTCGCCGCGAAGGTCCTCATCCCGCTCGACCAGCAGAAGTGGCCCGGCTGCCACTACCACCACTCGAACCCGAGCGACGTCGCCCGCGTCGAGCACCTCACCTTCATCTGCACGCCGACGAAGGAGCAGGCCGGCCCCACCAACAACTGGATGGAGCCGAAGGAGGCGTACCGGAAGCTCGGCGCCATCTTCGACGGGTCGATGAAGGGCCGCACCATGTACGTGGTGCCCTACGTGATGGGCCCGAGCACCTCGCCGTTCGCGAAGGTCGGCATCGAGATCACCGACTCCGTGTACGTGGCCCTGAACATGGGGATCATGGCGCGCATGGGGAAGGTGGCGCTCGACCGCCTCGGCGACTCGAACGAGTTCAACCGCGGCCTGCACTCGGTCGCCGACTGCAACCCCGAGCGCCGCTTCATCTGCCACTTCCCGCAGGACAACACCATCTGGTCGGTCGGCTCCGGCTACGGCGGCAACGCGCTGCTCGGCAAGAAGTGCTTGGCGCTCCGCATCGCCAGCTACCTCGCGAAGAACGAGGGCTGGCTCGCCGAGCACATGCTGATCCTGGAGGCGGAGAGCCCGACCGGCGAGAAGCAGTACGTCGCCGCCGCGTTCCCGTCGGCCTGCGGCAAGACCAACTTCGCCATGATGATCCCGCCCGCCGCGTTCCCGGGCTGGAAGATCCGGACGGTCGGCGACGACATCTCCTGGATGCGCGTGGGCGAGGACGGCCGCCTCTGGGCGGTGAACCCGGAGAACGGCTACTTCGGCGTGGCCCCGGGCACGAACCGCAAGACCAACCCGAACGCGATGGACTCGGTCCGCAAGGACACCATCTTCACCAACGTCGCCCGCACGCCGGACGGCGACATCTGGTGGGAGGGGATGGACCACGAGGCGCCGGCCGAGCTGATCGACTGGAAGGGCCAGCCCTGGAAGAAGGGCTCCACCGAGAAGGCGGCGCACCCGAACAGCCGCTTCACCGCGCCGGCGAAGAACAACCCGGCCATCTCGCCGCTGGTGGACGACCCGAAGGGCGTGCCGATCTCCGCCATCATCTTCGGCGGCCGCCGCTCCACCACGGTCCCGCTGGTGCTCGAGGCGTTCAACTGGACGCACGGCGTGTACCTGGGCTCGACCATGGGCTCGGAGACCACCGCCGCCGCCACCGGCCAGGTGGGCGTGGTCCGCCGCGACCCCATGGCGATGCTGCCGTTCATCGGCTACGACTGCGGGAGCTACCTGCAGCACTGGCTCGACATGCAGTCGCGCATCCCGAACCCGCCCAAGATCTTCCTGGTGAACTGGTTCCGGAAGAGCGCCGAGGGCAAGTTCCTGTGGCCGGGCTACGGCGACAACATGCGCGTGCTGAAGTGGATGCTGGATCGCGCCGCCGGCCGCGCGCCCGCCAAGGAGACGCTGCTCGGCTACACGCCCGGTGACGCCGGCCTCGACCTGCACGGCCTCGACGTCTCCAAGGACGCGATCGCCGCCGCGACCCGGATCGACCTGGGCGAGTGGGAGCAGGAGCTGGAGTCGCAGGCCGAGTGGTTCGAGAAGCTCGGCAAGACGCTGCCCGCGCCGCTGGCGCTCCAGCGCGAGCTGCTGCTCGAGCGCGTCCGCGCCGCCCGCAAGGTGAAGTAGCGCGCCAGCGCGAGACGTCTCCGGGGGGCCCGGCCGGCGACGGTCGGGCCCCTTCCCTTTGCACGGGGCGAGCGAGACCGCCGCGCCCGTGTTAAGCGTTCCGGGCATGTGCACCCTCGCCGTCGCCCTCCAGGCCGATCGCCGCTGGCCGGTGATCGTGGCCGCCAACCGCGACGAGCGGATCGGGCGCCCGTCGGAGGGCTGGGGCCTGCGCGACGGCGCCACCGGGATCCGCTGGGCGGCGCCCCGCGACCTCCTCGCCGGCGGCACCTGGATCGGCCTCTCGGCGCGCGGGGTCTTCGCCGGGGTGACGAACTTCCACGCGCCGGTGCAGTGGTACCCCGACCCGGAGCGCCGCTCGCGCGGCGACCTCGTGCCGCTCGCGCTCGCCGCCCCCGACGCGGAGGCCGCGCGCGCGGCCCTCGAGCGCGCCGACGCGGCGCAGTGGAACCCGTTCCACCTGGTGGTGGCCGACGCGCGCGCCGCGTTCCTGTGGTGGTACGACGGCGAGACCTCCGGGCTCGAGCCGCTCGGCCCCGGCCTGCACGTCGTCACCGAGACCTCGCCGCACGGGCGGGGGCCGCGCGCCGACCTGGTGCGCGCCCACTGGCCGCTCGAGCCCTCGGTCCCCCGCCTGCGCGAGGTGCTCACCCGGCACGCGGCCGTGCCGGGGACCGGCACCGCGCTCGCCACCTGCATCCACATGGACCCGGACTACGGCACCCGCTCGTCGGCGCTGCTGCGCCTCGCGCCGGAGCTGGACCGCTCGGAGCTGTACGCGACCGACGCGCGCCCCTGCCTCGGGCCGTACCAGGACCGGACCGACCTCGTCGCCGCGCTGGCGCGCACGGCTTGACAGCGCGCCCGCCGGGCGCCATCCAAGGGACCGCCATGGGACTCCTCGACCGGATCACCTTCCAGAAGCAGACCGCCGAGCCGCCGGAGTCGATCGACGTCCAGCCCGACCACGCGATCCGCATCGTGTGGCCGGGCGGGCGCGAGACGACCATCACCTCGTGGGCGCTGCGCGACTTCTGCCCGTGCGCCTCCTGCGTGGAGGAGGGCACCGGCAAGAAGCTCCTCGACTCCTCCACCATCCCGGCCGACATCCACCCGCTGGAGATCAACCCGGTGGGCGCGTACGCGATCCAGATCCAGTGGTCGGACGGCCACAACACCGGCCTCTACGCCTGGCCCACGCTGCGCCAGGCGTGCGGGCTGAGCTAGCGGGTCCCTCGACTCCGGTCCCTCGACTCCGGGTCCCTCGACTCCGGGCCGCTTCGCGGCCCTACGCTCGGGATGAGCGAGCTCCTGCGCGGCCCTACGCTCGGGATGAGCGGGTTCCTGCTGCGCGGCCCTACGCTCGGGATGAGCGGGTTCCTGCTGCGCGGCCCTGCGCTCGGGATGAGCGGCCTACACGGGGCTGCGCCCGGCCCCTCGACTCCGGGCCGCTTTGCGGCCCTACGCTCGGGGTGAGCGCCTACACCGGGCTGCGGCCAGGGGCCGAAACAGGCGCGTGGCGGTTCACCTCGGGCGCGTGGCCCTCGCGCGCGCCGCCGAAGCGGATCGCGCGCGGGTCGCCGCGGCCGCCGCGCAGCGCGTGCACCAGCAGCTTGGCGGTGTTCGCGTCGGCGTGCCCGGCCAGCACCTCCGCCACGATCACGTCGGCGGCGCCGCGCGCGTCGTAGGCCGCCGAGCGGTAGGCGCGCGGCCGCGTCAGCGCCGCGAACGCGCTCGCCACCGACACGACCTCCACGGCGCGCGACGGCGCGGCGCCCATGCCCGGGTAGCCCTGCCCGCAGCGCCAGTGGTGGCAGCGGGCGGCGGCCACCGCCGGGTGCGGGCCCAGCTCGCAGGCGAGCTGGTAGGCGCCGAGCAGCGGGTGGGCCGCGATCCGGTGCGCCTCGCGGATCTCCAGCCGGTCGGCGCGCTCCACCAGCGTCGCCGGCACGTGGCGCATGCCGAGGTCGTGCAGCAGCGCCGCCGCCGCCAGGTCCGGCAGCGCCCGCGCCCCGCCCACCGCGCTGAGCAGCATGCGCACCGCCACCGCCGCGGTGGTGAACGCGTGGAGGTGGAGCGCCGGCCGCTCGTCGCGCAGCGCCAGCAGCTCCTCGACGAGCGCCTCGGTCAGGCCGGCCGCGCCCACCGCCCGCGCCACCGCGTCGCGGGCGCCGGCGCGCTCGAACAGCGCCCGGTAGGCGGGGTCGTCCAGCACCGCCTCGAGCTCGCCGGCGAGCGGCGTGTCGGCGAGCGCGCGGCGGGGCGCCGGGCGCGCGCGCTGGGCCGCCTCCTCGATGGACTCGGGCGACACCACCAGACCGCGGCGGGCGACCACCCGGCCCCGGCAGTCGAGCAGGTCCTCGGCGAGCGTGAGCCGGTCGAACACCGAGACGAGGCTAGCAGGGCGGCGCCGTGCGGCGGGAGCCACCGCCCCAACGAGAACGGCGGCCGCGCGATCGGGGGCCCGCCGAGGAAGGAGCAGGGCCGGGGGCGTCCGGCGCCGACGCTACCGGCGCCGGCCCCGGGCGAGCGCCCGATCCATCTCGCGCTTCGACTCGCGCTCGGCGATGGCCCCGCGCCGGTCCTCGTGCGAGCGCCCGCGCGCCAGGCCCAGCTCCACCTTCGCCCAGCCCTGCTTGAAGTAGATCCGCAGCGGCACGAGCGTGTACCCGCGCTGCTCGACCTTGCCGCGGACGCGGTCGATCTCGGCGCGGTTCATGAGGAGCTTCCGGTCGCGCAGCGGCGCGTGGCCGAAGTGCGCCGCCTGCTTGTACTCGCCGATCCGGCAGTTGAGGAGCCACAGCTCCTCGCCGCGCGGCATCGCGTACGCGTCGGACAGGTTGACGTTCCCCTCGCGCAGCGACTTCACCTCGCTGCCGGTCAGCACCAGCCCGGCCTCCCAGGTGTCCTCGATGTCGTAGTCGAAGCGCGCGCGCCGGTTGGACGCCGCGACCTTCTCCGCGGCGTCCGCCGCCTTGCCGCCGGCCTTGCCCTTCACGGCAGCCTGCCGTTGTCGATGAGGCGGGTGGTCCCGAAGGACGCGGCGAGCAGCAGCACGGTGCCGGGCTCGGCGCGCGCCACCGGCGCGAGCGTCTCGGGGTGCACGAGCTCGACGTAGTCCACCCGGCCGCCGGCAGCCTCGAGGCGGGCGCGCGCGCCCGCCCGCAGCGCGGCCGCGTCCCGCTCGCCCCGCGCGGTGGCCTCGCGGGCCTCGGCCAGGGCCCCGGAGAGCGCGAGCGCGCGGCGACGCTCGTCCGGCGAGAGGTAGGCGTTCCGCGAGGAGAGCGCCAGGCCGTCCGGCTCGCGGACGATGGGCATGCCGACGATCTCGATGCCGAAGGCGAGGTCGCGCACCATGGCGCGGATCACCGCGAGCTGCTGCCAGTCCTTCTCCCCGAACAGCGCCACGTGCGGGCGGGTCAGGTTGAACAGCTTCGCCACCACGGTGGCGACGCCGCGGAAGTGGCCCGGGCGCGAGGCGCCGTCCAGGCCCTGCGAGGCGCGCTCCACCGTCACCCAGGTCTCGTGCCCCGGCGCGAACATCAGGGCCGGGTCGCTCGGCGCGAGCACCGCGTCGAGGCCGGCGGCGGCGCACTTCGCGAGGTCGCCCTCCAGGTCTCGCGGGTAGCGGGCCAGGTCCTCGGTCGGGCCGAACTGCGTCGGGTTCACGAAGATGGTGCCCACCGCCAGGCCGCGGCGGCCGCCCGCGTCGGCGCGGCGCCGCGCCTCGCGCATGAGCGAGAGGTGGCCCTCGTGCAGGTAGCCCATGGTCGTGACCAGGGCGATGCGGGTGCCGGCCTCGCGCGCGGCGGTGCAGCGGGCCTGCCAGGCGGCCGGGTCGGTGATCAGCTCGGGTGTCTTCACCTTGGGTGTGCTCGATCCCCGGCGCTAGATGGGGGCGCCGATGGCGTCCGGCGGCTCTTCCTCCGCCTCCTCGGCGTGGCGCTCCACCGGGACGAGGCGGACCGAGGCGGAGTGGAAGCTGTGCGCGTCGTCGGGGAACGCGCGGGCCTTCACCTCGCCGACGTATGCGCCCACCGCGCCCTCGACGGCGGCGCCCAGCTCGCCGAAGCGCTTCACGAACTTCGGCGTGAAGGAGGCGTCGAGGCCGAGCAGGTCGTTCAGCACCAGCACCTGGCCGTCGCAGTGCGGGCCGGCGCCGATGCCGATGGTCGGGATGCGCAGCTGCGAGGTGACGATGCGGGCCAGCTCGGAGGGGATGCACTCCAGCACCAGCGCGTAGCAGCCGGCCGCCTCGAGCGCCCGGGCGTCGCGCAGGATCTGCTGCGCCTTCTCCGAGTCCTTCCCCTGCACCACGTAGCCGCCCATCTTGTGGACCGACTGCGGCGTCAGGCCGATGTGGCCCATCACCGGCACGCCGGCGCGCACGATGCGGCGGATCACGTCGCCGAACTCGGCGCCGCCCTCGAGCTTCACGGCCTCGGCGCCGCCCTCCGCCACCAGCCGCATGGCGGCCTTCACCGCCTCGTCGGCGCTGGCCTGGTAGCTGCCGAAGCTCATGTCGGCGACGAGGTGGGCCCGGCCGTCGCCGCGGGCGAGCCCGCGGCGGACCATCGCCGAGTGGTAGACCATCTGGTCGAGCGTGACCGGCAGCGTGGACTCGTGGCCCTGCACCGCCATGCCCAGCGAGTCGCCCACCAGCACCGCGTCCACCCCGGCGGCGGCGACCAGCCGCGCGGCGGTCGCGTCGTAGGCGGTGACCATGGCGATGCGCTCGCCGGCTTCCTTCATCCGGCGCAGCTCGTGGATGTTGACGTGCTTCCGTGGCGGGGGATGGGACGACATCTTCGACGACCTCCGGTGTAGGCCCCGTGGCCGGGGTCCTGCCCATTGGTGAGGCGAGGAGACGACTCTAATACGTCCTGGTGCCCAGCGGTACGTAGTGCTGCGTGCCCTTGCGATGCTTCCGGATGACGGCGAGCAGCGCCTCGAGGTCCTCGGGCTCGGACTCCACGTCGATGTCGCTGGTGTTCACCACCAGCAGCGGCGTGTCCTCGTAGTGGAAGAAGAAGTCGTTGTAGGCCTTCGCGAGCGCCTCGACGTAGGCGGGATCGAGGCCCCGCTCGAAGTCGCGGCCGCGCTTCTTGACGCGCGACAGGAGCACGTCGGTGCGGGCCTGCAGGTAGATCACCAGGTCGGGCCGGACCACCCGCGGCCCCAGCAGCTCGTGGATCTGGCGGTAGAGCGCCAGCTCGGCCGGCTCCAGCGTCAAGGTCGCGAAGATCCGGTCCTTCGCGAACAGGTAGTCGGCCACGGTGGAGCTGGAGAACAGGTCCTGCTGGAACAGCGCCTGCTGCTGCTGGAAGCGCGAGAGCAGGAAGAAGACCTGCGCCTGGAACGCGTGCTTCTTCCGGTCTGCGTAGAACGCCGGGAGGAACGGGTTCGCCTCCGCCTCCTCGAGCACCAGGCGGGCGCCCAGCCGCTCGGCCAGCACCTGGGCGAGGGTCGTCTTGCCCACGCCGATGGGGCCTTCGACGGCGATGTATCGGGGGCGTTCCATCCGGAAGCTCGCAGGAACGCGCGAGATTGCCACGCACCGAGGTCGCCCGCAAGGCGCGCCCGCGGCGGGGCCGTCCGGCGGGCCGGCGCGTCCGTGACCCCGCGGCGATCTGACATCTGGATCGCGGGATCCCTGATCCTGGGATCAGGGCTGCCCCTTGACCCCGCATGTGCAGCCACGTATCGTCATGCTGGTTCGCAGGGCGGAGCGGGAACCGGGGCTCGGAGGCGGAGATGCGGAGCAGGGTGGCGGTCGGGCAGCAGGCCGTGGCGAAGGCCGGGAAGGCGCAGGAGGACGGGATCGACCCCGCCTACCACCGCGCCATCCTCAAGATCGCGCTCGAGCTCAAGAAGCCGAACGCCCCCAGCTACGACGCGATCGTGGCGGCGACCATCCGGTCGATGAAGCTCGACCCGGTCGCGTTCCGGCGGTACCTCGGCGAGAACGGCGCTCGCAACATGAGCCTGATGCTCGCCACCGCCCGCACCGGAGGCCTCTAGGCCACCGGGGACGGCTCACGGGCGCCCGTTCGACGGATGGGGTCGGTCGGGGCGGGCGGGGAGATTTGGACGGGCGCCCGTGACTTCTTCCAGGCTCAGCCGAGCGCGCGGTCGAGCGCGGCCCACTCGGCCAGCGTGAGCGTCTCGCCCCGGCGGCCCGGATCCACGCCGG from Anaeromyxobacter dehalogenans 2CP-C includes:
- the panB gene encoding 3-methyl-2-oxobutanoate hydroxymethyltransferase, giving the protein MSSHPPPRKHVNIHELRRMKEAGERIAMVTAYDATAARLVAAAGVDAVLVGDSLGMAVQGHESTLPVTLDQMVYHSAMVRRGLARGDGRAHLVADMSFGSYQASADEAVKAAMRLVAEGGAEAVKLEGGAEFGDVIRRIVRAGVPVMGHIGLTPQSVHKMGGYVVQGKDSEKAQQILRDARALEAAGCYALVLECIPSELARIVTSQLRIPTIGIGAGPHCDGQVLVLNDLLGLDASFTPKFVKRFGELGAAVEGAVGAYVGEVKARAFPDDAHSFHSASVRLVPVERHAEEAEEEPPDAIGAPI
- a CDS encoding deoxynucleoside kinase, which translates into the protein MERPRYIAVEGPIGVGKTTLAQVLAERLGARLVLEEAEANPFLPAFYADRKKHAFQAQVFFLLSRFQQQQALFQQDLFSSSTVADYLFAKDRIFATLTLEPAELALYRQIHELLGPRVVRPDLVIYLQARTDVLLSRVKKRGRDFERGLDPAYVEALAKAYNDFFFHYEDTPLLVVNTSDIDVESEPEDLEALLAVIRKHRKGTQHYVPLGTRTY
- the panC gene encoding pantoate--beta-alanine ligase; protein product: MKTPELITDPAAWQARCTAAREAGTRIALVTTMGYLHEGHLSLMREARRRADAGGRRGLAVGTIFVNPTQFGPTEDLARYPRDLEGDLAKCAAAGLDAVLAPSDPALMFAPGHETWVTVERASQGLDGASRPGHFRGVATVVAKLFNLTRPHVALFGEKDWQQLAVIRAMVRDLAFGIEIVGMPIVREPDGLALSSRNAYLSPDERRRALALSGALAEAREATARGERDAAALRAGARARLEAAGGRVDYVELVHPETLAPVARAEPGTVLLLAASFGTTRLIDNGRLP